The Longimicrobiaceae bacterium DNA segment ATCGCCGAGTCGGTGGATCTCGTCGCCGCATCCGACCATCCCGCCGCGGTCCTCGCCGGCTTCCGCAGCCTGTCCGGCGTGGCGGAGAGCGAGATCGAGGCGCGCGACCGCGCCTGCATCGTCTTCTCCGACGGCCTCTCCGCGCATCTCCACGTCGTGCCGCCCAAGCAGTTCGTCGCCGCCGTCGTCGTCGCCACCGGCAGCGGGAAGCATGTCTCCGCGCTCCAAGCGCTGGCGGAAGAGAAGGGCTTCACGCTCGACGCGACCGGGCTGCGCAAATCGCGCCGTGTCGTGGAGCTGGCGGACGAGGAGGCGCTGTACGGCGCGCTGGGCCTGGCCTACGTGCCGCCGGAGCTGCGCGAGGACTGGGGCGAGGTGGAGGCCGCCGCGGCGGGCCGCATCCCCCGGCTGGTCGAGATGGACGACCTGCGCGGGACCTTCCACTGCCATACGACGTATTCGGACGGCAAGGCGACGGTGGCCGAGATGGCGGAGGCGGCGCGGGAGCGCGGCTGGCAGTACCTGGGCCTCGGCGACCACTCCAAGTCCGCCGGCTACGCGGGCGGCCTCTCCCCCGCCGCGGTGCGGAAGCAGCACCGCGAGATCGACGCCTGGAACTGCGCCAACGGCGGCAAAGGCGAGGACCGTTTCCGCATCTTCAAGGGCATCGAGTCCGACATCCTGTCCGACGGCAGCCTGGATTACGACGACGACGTGCTGGCGAGCTTCGACTACGTGGTCGGCTCGGTGCACTCCGCGTTCGGGCTGCCGGAGCGGAAGATGACCGACCGCATCATCCGCGCGGTGCGCAATCCGCACATCACCATCCTGGGCCACGCTACCGGCCGCCTGCTGCTGTCCCGCGGCTCGTACGCGGTGGACGTGCGCGCCGTGATCGACGCTGCGGCCGAGCACGGCGTGGCGGTGGAGATCAACGCCGACCCCGTGCGGCTGGACCTGGACTGGCGGCACGTGCGCTACGCGGGCGAGAAAGGGGTGCTGGTGCCGATCGACCCCGATGCGCATTCCACGCGTGCGCTGGGCAACGTGGCCTTCGGGGTGAACGTGGCGCGCAAGGGCTGGCTCACTGCGCCGCAGGTGCTGAACACGTGGACGCTGGAAGAGGTGGAGGAGCACTTTGGCAAGAGAAAGCAACAAGGCGCGCCGTGAGCGCACGGCCGCCATCCTGGAGCACCTGGCCGCGCTGTACCCGGACAGCCGCTGCTCCCTCACGCACGACGACCCGCTGCAGCTGGTGGTCGCCACCGTGCTCTCCGCGCAGTGCACCGACGCAGCGGTGAACCGCGCCACGCCCGCGCTGTTCGAGAGGTACAGGACCGCGCAGGACTACGCGGACGCATCGCAGGCGGAGATGGAAGATGCGCTGAAGACGCTCAACTTCTTCCGCAACAAGGCGAAGGCGCTCATCGGCCTGGGCCGCGCGCTGGTGGAGCGCCACGGCGGCGAGGTGCCGCGCGACCTGGACGCGCTCACGGCGCTGCCCGGCGTGGGGCGGAAGACGGCCAACGTGGTGCTGGGGGTGGGCTTCGGCATCGCCGAGGGCGTGGTGGTGGACACGCACGTCAAGCGCATCGCCGCGCGCCTGGGGCTCACGCTGGAGGAGGACCCGGAGAAGGTGGAGCGCGACCTCCTGCCGCTGCTCCCGCCCGAGGCGCGCGTCATCTTCACGCACCGCATCATCGACCACGGCCGCGCCGTCTGCACCGCCCGCCGCGCGCTGTGCGACACGTGCACGCTCGTGGACCTGTGCGCCTCCGCCCCCGGCGCGCCGGCCCGGCGCCCGCGTGCGGCTGCGCGGAAGCGCGTGACGACCGCCGGGACGGGGATATGAGCACCGAATCTCCGCCCACCGCACCCGCGCCGGTGGAGGTCGCCTCGATCTTCGGCGGCGTGGCGACGCCGGGGGATGCGGTCTCCATCAACCCCGAAGCGGGCTGGCACCCCGTCACCGAAGACCCCCGCGAGCGCGAGGCGGGCGTCCGCGCCACCGACCGTTCGCTGGAGCGCTTTCCGTACCTCGCCTGGCGCTTCGGCGAGCGCGGGCGCCGCTTCTGCGAGAGCGACAGCGCGTGGATGGCCACCCTCGCGGGCGATGCACGCCACGCCGCGCGGCAGCTCACCTGGCTGGCCGGGGTGCTGGGCGCCCGCGGAATGCCGTCGCTCTGCCTGGAGACGCACGCGCGGCACCTCCACGCCGAGCTGGTCCTCGCCGTCGCCTCGCGCGAGACCGCCTACGACGCCATCCTCTCCGCTGCGGACGCGCTACGCGCCAGCCGCGACGCCGTGATGCCGGGAGATGCGCTCGCTGCCATCGCCCGTGACTTCACGCAGCGCGCGGGAGATGCGGCGCCGGCAGAATCCCGCGGCTTCGGCGAGATCCTCGCCGCCGCCGTGGCCGACGAGCGCTCCGGCATCCCCAACGCCGTGGAGAGCGTCCTCGCCTGGGCGGCGGACGCATCCCGCTTCGATGCGCGGTGGATCGACGCCGTCCTCACCACCGTGGAAGCAGCGCGCGCCTCTTGAACCATCGACGGCGGAGCGTTGGCTGGCAGATGATGGAATCTTGGCCGTGGCCTCGCGTCCCGCATGGGCACACATGGCGACGTTCGTTGCATCGCTCCGGGAGCCGGCGTAGCTTGCGGATAGGGACCGTGCTGGCCCACGCCACTCGCAAGGAGACTCCCATGGACCAGCGCAAGCTCGACCTCACCGATCTGACCGTGGACTCGTTCACCACCGCGGCTTCGGCAGCGGGCTCCAACACGACGGATCCGGATTTCTGCTGCACCGGCTGCGACAGCGGCTGCGGCATCTTCTACACCGCGGGCTGCACCGCCAGCGGCACCAGCACCACGGACGGCATCCACTGCGTCTACGAGCTCGACGCCACCGGCTGACCTTTCCCATCGCCGTTCGGCAAAGCAGCCTTCGACCGTTCCCCACCCACCGATTTCCGCCGGCGCGGTCCCCCCTCGCTGCACCTCCACGCCGAAGCTCGCCCATCTTCCGAAACGCGTCACCTCACCTGGACGCGAGCCTTCGCGCGTCCGCGATCTTCGAGGCACGGTCTGTGACGAAGGGTCGCAAGATGATCTTCCGACGGATGTAAACGTGCGATTCACGCCGAAAGGAGGGATACGCGAGCGTCACATAACCGGACGTTTGTTGCGCGATGCCGCATCTTCGGATACCTTGCATCCGGGACCGCGCCTGGCTCACGTCACTCCCAAGGAGACTCCCATGAACCAGGTCAAGCTCGACATCGACGCCCTCACGGTCGACACCTTCGCCACCACGCCCGCCACCGCGGCGCCCGCCGTGATCACCACCCCAGGAGGTTTCTGTTGCACCGGCTGCGACAGCGGCTGCGGCATCTTCTACACGGCGGGCTGCGAGAACAGCGGCACCAAGACCACGACCGGCGACGACAGCGTGTTCATCT contains these protein-coding regions:
- the polX gene encoding DNA polymerase/3'-5' exonuclease PolX; this translates as MTGAEVATVLAEIAMLSEVLGENPFRARAFAAAARALEGSGADLDRLAREDALTTLPGVGEGIASTIRELVLDGRSGLYDRLREQMPVGLYEVMRVPGLGPKRAHTLHTALGVDSLDALEAAARAGKVAALPGFGAKTEAKVLEGIAFARSLRGRRRYPAALEVAVRLLEWLRANDHVSAAEIAGDVRRRMEIAESVDLVAASDHPAAVLAGFRSLSGVAESEIEARDRACIVFSDGLSAHLHVVPPKQFVAAVVVATGSGKHVSALQALAEEKGFTLDATGLRKSRRVVELADEEALYGALGLAYVPPELREDWGEVEAAAAGRIPRLVEMDDLRGTFHCHTTYSDGKATVAEMAEAARERGWQYLGLGDHSKSAGYAGGLSPAAVRKQHREIDAWNCANGGKGEDRFRIFKGIESDILSDGSLDYDDDVLASFDYVVGSVHSAFGLPERKMTDRIIRAVRNPHITILGHATGRLLLSRGSYAVDVRAVIDAAAEHGVAVEINADPVRLDLDWRHVRYAGEKGVLVPIDPDAHSTRALGNVAFGVNVARKGWLTAPQVLNTWTLEEVEEHFGKRKQQGAP
- the nth gene encoding endonuclease III, producing MARESNKARRERTAAILEHLAALYPDSRCSLTHDDPLQLVVATVLSAQCTDAAVNRATPALFERYRTAQDYADASQAEMEDALKTLNFFRNKAKALIGLGRALVERHGGEVPRDLDALTALPGVGRKTANVVLGVGFGIAEGVVVDTHVKRIAARLGLTLEEDPEKVERDLLPLLPPEARVIFTHRIIDHGRAVCTARRALCDTCTLVDLCASAPGAPARRPRAAARKRVTTAGTGI